In one Bacillus sp. Marseille-P3661 genomic region, the following are encoded:
- the rpoZ gene encoding DNA-directed RNA polymerase subunit omega, producing MLYPSIDSLMRNIDSKYTLVTVSARRAREMQEKNDCMLDKTVSRKYVGKALEEVSKGLLHYEAQRNNNLS from the coding sequence ATGTTATACCCATCTATTGATTCGTTGATGAGAAATATTGATTCTAAGTATACCCTTGTTACTGTTTCTGCCAGAAGAGCTCGGGAAATGCAAGAGAAGAATGACTGTATGCTTGATAAGACTGTTTCAAGAAAATATGTTGGAAAAGCACTTGAAGAAGTTAGTAAAGGACTATTACACTATGAAGCACAACGTAACAACAACCTATCTTAG
- the fmt gene encoding methionyl-tRNA formyltransferase, with amino-acid sequence MTRVVFMGTPDFSVPILRQLINDGYNVVGVVTQPDRPKGRKKELTPPPVKMEALKHNIPVVQPNKIKESEELKDVLALEPDLIVTAAFGQILPKQLLDAPKYGCINVHASLLPELRGGAPIHYAILQGKKETGITIMYMVEKLDAGDILTQVVVPIEEHDHVGSMHDKLSEAGAKLLSETIPSLLQGNITPVKQNDEFVTFAANIKREQERINWDETGEVIYNHIRGLHPWPVAYTFLNGEVLKIWWGEKISITNKPRPGTIINLENDGIIVASGNETAIKITELQPAGKKRMPVSQYLRGAGSNLEVGQVLGVQDEK; translated from the coding sequence ATGACACGTGTTGTTTTTATGGGGACCCCCGATTTTTCTGTTCCTATTTTGAGACAGCTAATTAACGATGGATATAATGTAGTTGGTGTAGTTACTCAACCAGATCGTCCCAAGGGAAGAAAAAAAGAGTTAACACCACCACCGGTGAAAATGGAAGCATTAAAGCATAATATTCCAGTAGTTCAACCCAATAAAATTAAAGAGAGTGAAGAATTGAAAGATGTACTGGCTTTAGAACCAGATCTAATTGTTACTGCTGCATTTGGACAAATCCTTCCAAAGCAGCTGTTAGATGCTCCAAAATATGGATGTATTAATGTTCATGCCTCATTATTGCCGGAATTACGGGGTGGTGCTCCGATACATTATGCAATACTGCAGGGTAAAAAAGAAACAGGTATTACTATTATGTATATGGTAGAAAAATTAGATGCCGGCGATATTTTAACTCAAGTTGTTGTTCCAATTGAAGAACATGATCACGTCGGATCCATGCATGATAAATTAAGCGAAGCTGGTGCGAAATTATTGTCTGAAACTATTCCTAGTTTATTGCAAGGAAACATTACCCCGGTAAAGCAAAATGATGAATTTGTAACATTCGCTGCTAATATTAAACGTGAACAGGAACGAATTAATTGGGATGAAACAGGTGAAGTTATTTATAACCATATTCGCGGCTTGCATCCATGGCCTGTTGCTTATACGTTTTTAAATGGTGAAGTACTGAAAATTTGGTGGGGAGAAAAAATATCTATTACTAACAAACCACGACCTGGCACAATTATAAACCTTGAAAACGATGGTATTATTGTTGCATCAGGCAATGAAACTGCTATTAAAATAACTGAATTACAGCCGGCGGGGAAGAAAAGGATGCCAGTAAGCCAATATTTACGTGGTGCAGGAAGTAACTTGGAAGTTGGACAAGTTTTAGGAGTTCAGGATGAAAAATAA
- the pknB gene encoding Stk1 family PASTA domain-containing Ser/Thr kinase, giving the protein MIGRRLNGRYKIIEMIGGGGMANVYLAHDIILDRDVAVKVLKPEFSNDDEFIKRFRREAHSATSLDHPKIVSIFDVGEEDDIYYIVMEYVEGTTLKQFIQQRRNCTVEEVIDIMKQITSAIDHAHQNQIVHRDIKPHNILIDYNGNVKVTDFGIAMALSATSITQTNSVLGSVHYLSPEQARGGMANKKSDIYSLGVVMFELLTGRLPFSGESAISIALKHLQSETPSPRRWNPDIPQSVENIVLKATVKDSFLRYDSVADMREDLETALDPSRVNEPVFMIPEDDEATKAIPIITDEHLIKEDHHTIVHPPKKEKSKTKRLIVLFLTISLLLGGAIAAAFIIVPPLIEPKDVIIPDVTEQSITDAIEELQSVGLKVKTEQLIHDTITEGNVIKTDPPANSTVKEGFGVIVYESLGKEKIQFADYVGMQLNDAKRELELLGINLEHILPNYVDSDRPENEITAQLQPKPDEKVNPDEMENMWVIFQVSKGPTIKIPNMIGWNEEQVNQFVKKNDLILDNSSDQQYSSDVDQGLVISQTPEANSYVKKNSTLKIVLSKGPEPKTYQFSKVIPIDTEDDEAIEHVVEIYIEDMEHEMEADPEVLTITETTEIPIKLIIPYNGKASYKIFVDGELLDGADIAYDAVME; this is encoded by the coding sequence ATGATTGGTAGACGGTTAAATGGTCGATATAAGATTATTGAAATGATCGGCGGCGGCGGAATGGCAAACGTTTACCTTGCACATGATATCATTCTAGATCGTGATGTAGCAGTAAAAGTTTTGAAACCTGAGTTTTCCAATGATGATGAGTTCATCAAAAGGTTTCGTCGCGAAGCTCACTCAGCCACTAGTCTTGACCATCCGAAAATTGTTAGTATTTTTGATGTTGGTGAAGAAGATGATATTTATTATATTGTGATGGAATATGTTGAAGGCACTACTTTGAAACAATTTATACAGCAGCGAAGAAATTGTACGGTTGAAGAAGTTATCGATATTATGAAACAGATTACTTCTGCCATTGATCACGCACATCAAAATCAAATTGTTCATCGAGATATCAAGCCACATAATATACTAATAGACTATAATGGTAATGTTAAAGTTACCGATTTTGGTATTGCGATGGCATTAAGTGCAACGTCTATAACTCAAACTAATTCGGTACTAGGATCTGTACATTATTTATCTCCTGAACAAGCCCGTGGCGGAATGGCAAATAAAAAATCAGATATTTATTCACTAGGTGTAGTAATGTTTGAATTATTAACAGGTCGCCTACCTTTTTCCGGCGAATCTGCTATTTCAATTGCACTTAAACATCTGCAAAGTGAGACGCCTTCGCCAAGACGATGGAATCCAGACATTCCCCAAAGTGTTGAGAATATTGTTTTAAAAGCAACAGTAAAGGACTCTTTCCTTAGATATGATAGTGTTGCAGATATGAGAGAAGACTTAGAAACAGCTTTAGATCCAAGTCGAGTAAATGAACCTGTATTTATGATACCGGAAGATGATGAGGCCACAAAGGCAATACCGATCATCACGGATGAACATCTAATAAAGGAAGATCATCATACAATTGTACACCCACCCAAGAAAGAAAAAAGTAAGACAAAACGCTTAATTGTATTGTTTTTAACAATTAGTCTTCTATTGGGCGGAGCTATTGCAGCTGCTTTTATTATTGTACCACCTCTTATTGAGCCAAAGGATGTTATTATTCCTGACGTTACAGAGCAATCCATTACAGATGCAATAGAAGAACTACAATCGGTCGGGTTAAAAGTAAAAACAGAGCAGTTGATACATGATACAATAACAGAGGGAAACGTAATTAAAACAGATCCACCTGCAAATTCAACTGTCAAAGAAGGATTTGGAGTTATCGTATATGAAAGCTTAGGTAAGGAAAAAATCCAATTTGCGGATTATGTTGGTATGCAATTAAATGATGCTAAAAGAGAGTTGGAGTTACTGGGAATAAACTTGGAACATATTTTGCCAAACTATGTTGATAGTGACCGCCCTGAAAATGAAATTACAGCTCAATTACAGCCTAAACCTGACGAAAAGGTTAATCCGGATGAAATGGAAAATATGTGGGTTATTTTTCAAGTAAGTAAAGGACCAACTATTAAAATACCGAATATGATTGGTTGGAATGAGGAGCAAGTCAATCAGTTTGTGAAAAAAAATGACTTAATATTAGATAATTCTAGTGATCAACAATATTCGAGTGATGTGGACCAAGGTTTAGTAATCTCACAAACACCGGAGGCAAATTCATACGTAAAAAAGAATAGTACCTTGAAAATTGTTCTATCAAAAGGACCGGAACCTAAAACATACCAGTTCTCAAAAGTAATACCTATAGATACTGAAGATGATGAAGCGATAGAACATGTAGTTGAAATTTATATTGAAGATATGGAACATGAGATGGAAGCTGATCCAGAAGTGTTGACAATTACGGAGACGACTGAAATACCGATCAAACTAATTATTCCCTACAATGGTAAAGCTTCTTACAAAATATTTGTGGACGGAGAGCTTCTTGATGGGGCAGATATAGCGTATGATGCTGTAATGGAGTAA
- the rlmN gene encoding 23S rRNA (adenine(2503)-C(2))-methyltransferase RlmN, with amino-acid sequence MENNLKQQRVTEEGYKPSIYSLQLHELETWIKQNGEPKFRAAQIFDWLYVKRVNEFEEMTNLSKGLRDKLANDFVITTLKTIVQHTSSDGTLKFLFELHDGYSIETVLMRHEYGNSVCVTTQVGCRIGCTFCASTLGGLKRNLEAGEIVAQVLKVQKAIDESNERVSSIVVMGIGEPFDNYDSLLSFLKTVNHEKGLNIGARHITVSTSGIIPRIYDFANEQLQINFALSLHAPNTELRSRLMPINKAYKLPDLMEAVKYYTEKTGRRVTFEYGLFGGVNDQVEHAEELARLIKDLKCHVNLIPVNYVPERDYVRTPKKQIFEFEKTLKRHGINTTIRREQGHDIEAACGQLRAKERQEEAR; translated from the coding sequence ATGGAGAATAATTTAAAACAACAAAGAGTAACAGAAGAAGGATATAAACCATCGATTTATTCACTTCAGCTACATGAATTAGAAACATGGATCAAACAGAATGGAGAACCTAAGTTTAGGGCTGCACAAATTTTTGATTGGCTATATGTAAAACGAGTTAATGAGTTCGAAGAAATGACAAATTTATCAAAAGGATTACGTGATAAATTAGCGAATGACTTTGTTATAACCACGCTAAAAACAATAGTTCAACACACATCTAGTGACGGGACATTAAAATTTTTGTTTGAACTACACGATGGTTATTCAATTGAAACTGTTTTAATGCGGCATGAATATGGGAACTCAGTATGTGTAACTACACAAGTTGGCTGTAGGATAGGGTGTACATTTTGTGCATCTACTTTAGGTGGTTTAAAGCGAAATCTAGAGGCCGGTGAAATAGTTGCCCAAGTTCTTAAAGTTCAAAAAGCGATTGATGAATCGAACGAAAGGGTAAGTTCGATAGTTGTTATGGGGATCGGCGAACCTTTTGATAACTATGATTCACTATTGTCTTTCCTTAAAACCGTTAATCATGAAAAAGGGTTAAATATTGGTGCAAGACATATCACTGTTTCTACTAGTGGAATTATTCCAAGAATATATGATTTTGCCAATGAACAATTACAAATTAATTTCGCTTTATCCTTACATGCTCCAAATACAGAGCTAAGAAGTCGATTAATGCCAATTAATAAAGCTTATAAATTGCCTGATTTAATGGAAGCTGTGAAGTACTATACTGAAAAAACAGGACGTAGAGTAACATTTGAATATGGTTTGTTTGGTGGTGTTAACGATCAAGTAGAACATGCAGAGGAATTAGCACGTCTAATAAAAGATTTAAAATGCCACGTCAATTTAATTCCTGTAAATTACGTACCTGAAAGAGACTATGTTCGGACGCCTAAGAAACAGATTTTTGAATTTGAAAAAACACTGAAGCGACATGGTATTAATACGACAATAAGAAGAGAGCAAGGTCATGACATTGAGGCAGCTTGTGGACAACTGCGAGCAAAGGAGCGACAAGAAGAGGCGAGGTGA
- the def gene encoding peptide deformylase, which translates to MSRLEIVKYPAEVLTTRCALVQTFDKQLSSFINDMFETMEQADGVGLAAPQVNESKQIAVVDIGDGSGRFVFINPVIIEERGEQVGPEGCLSFPGLFGEVKRSEYVKVRAQNRKGKTFVLEAEGFFARAIQHEIDHLHGILFTEKVIRYYQDDELQS; encoded by the coding sequence TTGTCAAGGCTTGAAATTGTAAAATACCCTGCAGAAGTACTAACAACAAGATGCGCTTTAGTTCAAACATTTGATAAGCAATTGAGCAGTTTCATCAATGATATGTTTGAAACAATGGAACAGGCAGATGGTGTAGGTTTAGCCGCCCCCCAAGTCAATGAATCTAAACAAATTGCTGTTGTTGATATTGGTGATGGCTCTGGTAGATTTGTATTTATTAATCCTGTCATTATAGAAGAACGCGGTGAGCAGGTCGGTCCAGAAGGCTGTTTAAGTTTTCCGGGCCTTTTTGGTGAAGTAAAGCGAAGTGAATATGTGAAGGTTCGCGCTCAAAATCGTAAAGGTAAGACATTTGTTTTAGAAGCAGAAGGTTTTTTTGCACGAGCGATCCAACATGAAATTGATCATTTACACGGAATTTTATTTACAGAAAAAGTGATACGTTATTATCAAGATGATGAATTACAATCTTAA
- a CDS encoding Stp1/IreP family PP2C-type Ser/Thr phosphatase, whose translation MKSIFLTDRGKVRSHNEDNGGIFLLGSQYALAVVADGMGGHQAGDVASEMTITELEKQWSTKKGIDLSTPDKVESWMKEVVARINTTLYRYAQAHEECQGMGTTIVTAVITREFVTVGNIGDSRCYILNNNGFSQVTDDHSLVYELVRSGQISVEDAEHHPRKNVLMRALGTEENVNLDIKTLEWEQNDILLLCSDGLTNKLSSEEIKALLEEDSDVEVKAEQLVARANEAGGEDNITVAIVKNVPTESGSE comes from the coding sequence ATGAAATCAATTTTTCTTACAGATAGGGGAAAAGTACGGTCACATAATGAAGACAATGGGGGTATCTTCTTATTAGGAAGTCAATATGCCTTAGCTGTTGTTGCTGACGGTATGGGAGGGCATCAAGCTGGAGATGTGGCCAGTGAGATGACCATTACAGAATTAGAAAAACAATGGTCAACCAAAAAAGGAATAGATTTATCTACTCCAGATAAAGTAGAAAGCTGGATGAAAGAAGTAGTTGCTAGAATTAATACAACTTTATATCGTTATGCACAAGCACATGAGGAATGCCAAGGTATGGGGACAACTATTGTTACTGCAGTAATTACTAGGGAATTTGTTACAGTAGGGAATATTGGTGATAGTCGTTGTTATATCTTAAACAATAATGGATTCTCTCAAGTTACAGATGATCACTCATTGGTTTATGAACTTGTTCGATCTGGACAGATTTCTGTTGAGGATGCAGAGCATCATCCTCGCAAAAATGTCTTGATGCGTGCTTTAGGAACTGAAGAAAATGTGAACTTAGATATAAAGACCCTTGAATGGGAACAGAATGATATACTGCTTCTTTGTTCTGATGGCTTAACTAATAAACTGTCAAGTGAAGAGATAAAGGCATTACTTGAGGAAGATAGTGATGTTGAAGTTAAGGCAGAACAATTAGTAGCAAGAGCTAATGAGGCTGGCGGTGAAGACAATATTACGGTTGCAATAGTGAAGAATGTCCCGACGGAAAGTGGAAGTGAGTGA
- the rsmB gene encoding 16S rRNA (cytosine(967)-C(5))-methyltransferase RsmB codes for MKNKAVRDVALDILLQIEKNQAYSNLLLNQMIHKNNLNQKDIGLLTEIVYGTIQRQFTLDYYLESFIVNKKKVEPWVIILLRLSIYQMVYLDRIPAHAVINEAVEIAKKRGHRGISGMVNGVLRSVQRKGLPNTIDIDDPIERLSIQVSYPKWLIEKWVQQFGLDETRKMCENSLIPPSVTARVNSTRTTIEEIISLLQKETITAEQGDLSVDAIKIVKGNLTKSTPFNEGLVTIQDESSMLVARALDVLPNQMILDSCAAPGGKTTHIAELLNGSGKVVAVDLHPHKVKLIEEQLNRLRLSNVETRVSDSRKLRELFEPETFDRILVDAPCSGFGVIRRKPDIKYSKTANDVKGLASIQLSILDSIAPLLKKGGKLVYSTCTIDPEENDGVVEQFLHSHPEYTYDESLIDRMPQHVRPLTKEGRLQILPHYFGSDGFFIASFRKQV; via the coding sequence ATGAAAAATAAAGCAGTGCGCGATGTAGCATTAGATATTTTATTGCAGATTGAAAAAAATCAAGCATACAGTAATCTGCTACTTAACCAAATGATACATAAAAACAATCTTAATCAAAAAGACATTGGCTTATTAACGGAAATTGTGTATGGAACGATACAAAGACAATTTACTTTGGATTATTATTTGGAATCATTTATTGTAAATAAGAAAAAGGTAGAACCTTGGGTCATTATATTATTAAGGCTATCTATATATCAAATGGTATATTTAGATCGTATTCCTGCACATGCTGTTATCAATGAGGCGGTTGAAATTGCTAAAAAGCGGGGCCATCGTGGTATTTCTGGAATGGTAAATGGCGTATTGCGGTCAGTACAACGCAAAGGTTTACCGAATACAATAGATATTGATGATCCAATTGAACGACTATCAATCCAAGTAAGCTATCCAAAATGGTTGATAGAGAAATGGGTTCAACAATTTGGTTTAGATGAAACAAGAAAGATGTGTGAAAATTCCCTAATTCCGCCTTCTGTAACAGCAAGAGTGAATAGCACAAGAACAACAATCGAAGAAATTATTTCGCTATTACAGAAAGAGACTATAACGGCTGAACAAGGAGACCTATCAGTAGACGCAATAAAAATTGTTAAAGGAAATCTTACGAAAAGTACTCCCTTTAATGAAGGACTTGTAACTATCCAGGATGAAAGTTCAATGTTAGTTGCTCGTGCACTCGATGTGTTACCAAACCAAATGATACTAGATAGTTGTGCGGCCCCAGGGGGGAAAACTACACATATTGCTGAATTATTAAATGGTAGTGGCAAGGTGGTCGCGGTGGACCTTCATCCTCACAAAGTAAAACTTATTGAAGAACAGCTCAATAGGTTACGTCTATCAAATGTCGAAACTAGGGTAAGTGACAGTCGTAAGCTTCGGGAATTATTTGAGCCAGAAACATTCGACCGAATATTAGTAGATGCACCATGCTCAGGGTTTGGAGTTATTAGAAGAAAACCAGATATTAAATATAGTAAAACAGCTAATGATGTGAAAGGACTAGCGTCAATTCAACTCTCCATTTTGGATAGCATTGCACCGCTCTTAAAAAAAGGTGGTAAATTAGTGTATAGTACTTGTACGATAGATCCAGAAGAGAATGATGGAGTGGTGGAACAATTTTTACATAGCCATCCCGAGTATACATACGATGAATCTTTAATTGATCGGATGCCGCAACATGTAAGACCTTTAACAAAGGAAGGACGATTGCAAATTCTTCCCCATTACTTTGGAAGTGATGGTTTCTTTATAGCAAGTTTTCGAAAGCAGGTGTAG
- the priA gene encoding primosomal protein N' — MNIAKVIVDVPANQTDRHFDYRIPSEWLTKEFVKPGMRVVVPFGPRKVQGFVTSIVASTDINKLKELDSVLDITPVLTTELLQLGEWLSNSTLCYLITAYQAMLPSAMKVKYEKEIISKKTSNLPNELQKYFNSKDKIAWKDIEQNKQLLPFIQKEIQQGTMEVIYRVKDRANKKRVKVVSSAVNKEKLLEIIESMSANALKQKEVLSYFIHYQEPIELQQLVSTLQTTLSPINSLIKKGILRSEYMEVYRDPYEHRNFKSTSAMILTDEQTKVITAILNSIENKQHYVFLMHGVTGSGKTEVYLQAIDAVLKQGKEAIMLVPEISLTPMMVERFKGRFGHQVAVLHSGLSTGEKYDEWRKIQRKEVRVVVGARSAVFAPFENIGIIIIDEEHETSYKQEENPRYHARDVAIKRGLNHRCPVILGSATPSLESFARAQKNVYQLLTMKERINARKLPSVEIIDMREELRSGNRSMFSVSLLEKIKDRLEKQEQSVLFLNRRGYSTFVMCRDCGYVMNCPHCDISLTYHKRDQRLKCHYCAYESTLPTICPECSSDHIRFFGTGTQKVEEELAKIIPEARVIRMDVDTTSRKGAHEKLLQAFGEKKADILLGTQMIAKGLDFPDVTFVGVLAADAMLHIPDFRASEKTFQLITQVSGRAGRHILPGEVIIQTYSPEHYSVELAAATDFNGFYSREMLLRKMYQYPPFFYLTLVTISHPNLAEVVSVTEKISWILRKNLSNQTIILGPVASPIPRIKDRYRYQCVIKYKDEPQLGKILQNMLKHFQQDINKNELKITIDMNPYMMM; from the coding sequence ATGAATATCGCGAAGGTGATTGTGGATGTTCCTGCCAATCAAACTGATCGTCATTTTGATTATCGCATTCCTAGTGAATGGTTAACAAAGGAGTTTGTAAAACCTGGGATGAGAGTAGTTGTGCCATTTGGGCCAAGAAAGGTTCAGGGGTTCGTTACTAGTATCGTAGCCTCTACTGACATTAATAAACTCAAAGAATTAGATTCTGTGCTCGATATTACACCAGTTTTAACAACAGAGTTGCTACAGCTTGGTGAATGGCTATCCAATTCCACTTTATGTTATTTAATTACGGCTTATCAAGCTATGTTACCATCTGCAATGAAAGTAAAGTACGAAAAGGAAATTATTTCAAAAAAAACAAGTAACCTCCCAAATGAGCTTCAGAAGTATTTTAACAGTAAAGATAAAATTGCCTGGAAGGATATTGAACAAAATAAACAGCTACTGCCGTTTATTCAGAAAGAAATACAGCAAGGTACGATGGAAGTTATTTATCGTGTTAAAGATCGAGCCAATAAAAAACGCGTAAAGGTTGTTTCAAGTGCGGTTAATAAAGAGAAATTATTAGAAATTATTGAGTCAATGTCAGCTAATGCGCTTAAACAAAAAGAGGTATTAAGCTATTTTATTCACTATCAGGAACCTATCGAGTTACAACAATTGGTAAGTACGCTCCAAACGACTTTATCACCAATTAATTCTCTAATAAAAAAAGGTATATTACGCTCAGAATATATGGAAGTATATAGAGATCCATATGAGCACAGAAATTTTAAATCAACATCAGCAATGATCTTGACTGACGAACAGACGAAAGTTATTACAGCTATTTTAAACAGTATAGAAAATAAACAACATTATGTTTTTTTAATGCACGGTGTAACTGGTAGTGGAAAGACAGAGGTATATCTGCAAGCAATTGATGCAGTTTTAAAACAAGGAAAAGAAGCCATTATGTTGGTACCAGAAATTTCGTTAACACCTATGATGGTTGAAAGATTTAAAGGGCGGTTTGGACACCAAGTAGCCGTATTACATAGTGGATTATCAACAGGAGAAAAATACGACGAATGGCGAAAAATTCAGCGAAAAGAAGTCCGTGTTGTAGTTGGAGCTCGATCAGCAGTATTTGCGCCATTTGAAAATATTGGAATCATTATTATCGATGAAGAACATGAAACGAGCTACAAGCAAGAAGAAAATCCGCGTTATCATGCCAGAGACGTAGCGATTAAAAGAGGATTGAATCATCGGTGTCCGGTTATTTTGGGAAGTGCAACGCCATCGTTGGAATCTTTTGCACGTGCCCAAAAAAATGTGTATCAGTTATTAACAATGAAAGAACGTATTAATGCTCGAAAGCTCCCGTCAGTAGAAATCATTGATATGAGAGAGGAGCTGCGTAGTGGTAACAGGTCGATGTTTTCGGTTTCACTTCTCGAAAAAATTAAAGACCGTTTGGAAAAACAAGAGCAATCGGTGTTGTTTTTAAATAGAAGAGGGTATTCTACTTTTGTTATGTGTCGAGATTGTGGCTACGTTATGAATTGTCCTCATTGCGATATATCTCTTACCTACCATAAAAGAGATCAACGATTAAAATGTCATTATTGCGCGTATGAAAGTACACTTCCAACCATTTGCCCTGAATGTTCTAGTGACCATATTCGTTTTTTTGGAACAGGGACGCAAAAGGTTGAAGAGGAATTAGCAAAGATAATCCCTGAAGCTCGCGTGATTAGAATGGATGTTGATACAACCAGTCGTAAGGGCGCACATGAAAAATTGTTACAAGCTTTTGGTGAAAAAAAAGCTGATATTTTACTTGGAACCCAAATGATAGCAAAAGGATTAGATTTTCCTGATGTCACGTTTGTAGGGGTTCTAGCAGCAGATGCAATGTTGCATATTCCTGATTTCCGCGCTAGCGAAAAAACCTTTCAATTGATTACGCAAGTGAGTGGTCGTGCAGGTCGTCATATTTTGCCTGGTGAGGTGATTATCCAAACCTACAGTCCTGAACATTATAGCGTTGAACTTGCAGCTGCAACTGATTTTAATGGATTTTATTCAAGAGAAATGTTGTTAAGAAAAATGTATCAGTATCCTCCCTTTTTTTATCTAACATTGGTTACAATTTCACATCCGAATCTCGCGGAAGTTGTTAGTGTTACTGAAAAAATATCATGGATACTGCGCAAGAATTTATCAAATCAAACTATTATTTTAGGACCAGTTGCATCACCAATTCCAAGGATTAAAGATAGATATCGCTACCAATGCGTGATAAAATACAAAGATGAGCCGCAGCTAGGTAAAATATTACAAAATATGTTGAAACACTTTCAACAAGATATAAACAAAAATGAGTTAAAAATTACAATAGATATGAATCCCTATATGATGATGTAA
- the coaBC gene encoding bifunctional phosphopantothenoylcysteine decarboxylase/phosphopantothenate--cysteine ligase CoaBC — MKGKKILLCVTGGIAVYKAVALTSKLTQAGAVVKVIMTESAMKFVQPLSFQALSRNDVYFDTFDEKDPSKIAHIDLADWADLVLVAPATANTIGKLANGIADDMITTTLLATKAPVWIAPAMNVNMYDHPAVKRNINVLYSDGFQFIEPSEGYLACGYVGKGRLEEPEKIVNLIDRHFNHTIVQLLKGKKVLVTAGPTRENIDPVRFFTNRSTGKMGYAIASAAREMGADVTLITGPTTLQPPNDVHTIQIESAQQMFEEVMGYYEDTDIVIKAAAVADYRPSKTYEEKMKKHDGNLTIELERTIDILKTLGEKKQNQLLVGFAAETESVQDYAKKKLKTKNLDMIVANNVKQQGAGFGGDTNIVTIFNKDGQVRELPLLSKTEVARAIINEISNYLNKGNKQ, encoded by the coding sequence ATGAAAGGGAAGAAGATTTTATTATGTGTGACTGGGGGAATAGCTGTATACAAGGCTGTTGCGTTAACAAGCAAGCTTACACAAGCAGGTGCAGTTGTAAAAGTCATCATGACTGAATCAGCAATGAAATTTGTTCAGCCCCTTTCATTTCAGGCTTTGTCCCGGAATGATGTTTATTTTGATACATTTGATGAGAAGGACCCTAGTAAAATAGCACATATTGATTTAGCTGATTGGGCTGATTTAGTTCTAGTTGCACCTGCAACGGCAAATACCATTGGAAAACTCGCAAACGGCATTGCAGACGATATGATAACAACAACATTACTTGCAACCAAAGCGCCGGTTTGGATTGCTCCAGCTATGAATGTTAATATGTATGATCATCCTGCTGTTAAACGGAATATTAATGTTTTATATAGTGATGGTTTCCAATTTATTGAACCATCTGAGGGCTATTTGGCATGTGGATATGTAGGCAAAGGCCGTCTAGAGGAGCCGGAAAAGATTGTGAATTTGATAGACCGACATTTTAATCATACTATCGTTCAATTATTAAAAGGTAAGAAAGTGCTAGTTACTGCAGGTCCAACTCGGGAGAATATTGATCCAGTGCGTTTTTTTACGAACCGTTCGACAGGTAAAATGGGATACGCGATTGCAAGTGCAGCAAGGGAAATGGGGGCTGATGTAACGTTAATTACGGGTCCAACCACGCTTCAGCCACCCAATGATGTACATACAATCCAAATCGAATCCGCACAGCAAATGTTTGAAGAAGTCATGGGATATTACGAAGATACTGATATAGTGATCAAAGCAGCAGCTGTAGCGGACTATCGTCCCAGTAAAACATATGAAGAAAAAATGAAAAAACATGATGGCAACCTTACAATTGAACTTGAGCGAACCATTGATATTTTAAAAACATTAGGTGAGAAGAAACAAAACCAACTTTTAGTCGGATTTGCTGCAGAAACAGAAAGTGTGCAAGACTATGCTAAAAAAAAGTTGAAAACTAAAAACCTTGATATGATAGTAGCTAATAATGTTAAACAACAAGGTGCGGGTTTTGGTGGAGATACCAATATTGTAACGATATTTAATAAAGATGGACAAGTTCGAGAGCTACCACTTCTATCGAAGACAGAGGTTGCAAGAGCGATCATAAATGAAATTTCTAATTATCTAAATAAAGGAAATAAGCAATGA